In Desulfobaccales bacterium, one DNA window encodes the following:
- the rplC gene encoding 50S ribosomal protein L3, translating into MPGGLIGKKLGMTRIFDNDGLAVPVTVIEAGPCFVVQKKTAAKDGYEALQMGFDRQALTKCNKPGKGHFEKHGAKSGFKELREFRVDEAGGFEEGQEITVELFEIGDLVDVIGTSKGKGFAGTIKRWNFHRGPMGHGSMSHRSPGSIGCSAYPSRVVKGKKMAGRMGNARVTMKNLEVVDVRPEENLLVVRGAVPGPSHGLVLIQKAG; encoded by the coding sequence ATGCCTGGGGGCTTAATTGGCAAAAAATTGGGCATGACCCGGATCTTCGATAATGACGGTCTGGCAGTGCCGGTCACGGTTATCGAAGCCGGCCCTTGTTTTGTGGTGCAGAAGAAGACCGCGGCCAAAGATGGCTACGAGGCCCTGCAGATGGGCTTTGACCGGCAGGCTTTGACTAAGTGCAACAAGCCGGGAAAAGGTCATTTTGAAAAACACGGCGCCAAGAGCGGGTTCAAAGAACTGCGGGAATTCCGGGTGGACGAGGCCGGAGGCTTTGAAGAAGGCCAGGAGATCACCGTGGAGCTCTTTGAGATCGGCGACCTGGTGGACGTGATCGGCACCAGCAAGGGTAAAGGCTTTGCCGGGACCATCAAGCGGTGGAATTTTCACCGGGGTCCCATGGGCCACGGTTCCATGTCCCACCGGTCACCGGGTTCCATCGGCTGTAGCGCCTACCCCTCACGGGTGGTCAAAGGCAAGAAGATGGCCGGCCGGATGGGGAATGCCCGGGTGACTATGAAAAATTTGGAAGTGGTGGATGTGCGCCCTGAAGAGAACCTGCTGGTGGTGAGAGGGGCCGTACCCGGCCCGAGCCACGGCCTGGTGCTCATCCAGAAGGCCGGGTGA